The following DNA comes from Vigna radiata var. radiata cultivar VC1973A chromosome 4, Vradiata_ver6, whole genome shotgun sequence.
CTTCAATCAAAAGTgtataaagaacaaaataaaaagtcaaaatgCCTCATTCATTAATCAATTGAAAACATAAATCACCATGGCCATCACCCTTAGCAACGTAGAACCTAAGCCAAGAAAAATATTCCAGAACCCCCCAAGAGAAGAATACCCAGAGTCCCAATGCCAAGTGACGGTTCTTGCTTCCAAATCCCTAGGTCTGAAAGTTACATCCCATGGTGGGGGccacacattttttaaaaccctaGAGCCATGTcactatttttttacaattgggcttagtctaacctaacaaaaattagcccaaaattatacaaaacttaaattaaaaagtctaatctactaaattaaaaattgactaatcctaaagtgccTTTGTGGAGAATCTTCAATTTGCTAGGTGTTCTTCCAAAAGTTCCAAAGAATAgttccaaaattgccctgaaaatagaaataggaataattaagctcaaataattcaaattaattaaaatatgaattattggtctaattaagcccaactgatgaaaatgacacaataactaagaattaagcgcaaatcatcaacacaattcggcgcgaaaaactaagttaatggtgtaaaatattgactcatcacgcggttatttttatttatatataccaATTTCACAATCGAGATATATATAGACAAAGCAAAAGGAGATAAGTTTTTTGTCTTTGTTGAGAACGAAGGCAAAAAGTAGTAGTCTTTTATTTCAGTTTCTTTTGAACCAAGGCaatacaagattttctttttctttttttttgtccaaACTTTATGCCTCGGTTGCCTTTGAATCGAGGCAGTATAGGGGCCTTTCTGCTTTGATTTTGAGTTGAACCGAGGTAGTATaggttttttccttttttattcatCGATCCTTTTGCCTTGGTTGTGGTCAAAACTGATGTAATATAGGGCTTTTTGCCTCGGTTATGGTCACAATCGAGACGTATTGTActggttttaaaaaaaaacaggcATGTTTCTACAACAATTTCAAGTACAGAAATAGACTTGCATATATTCAACAGAACAAAACAATCCAAGAATATTttcaatacaaattataatCACAAATCAATTCAATGTACATATAATTGTAATCATGAAGCAAAttagaagcataaatcaatccaatgtATAAAGTTAACCTAATTATATATCAACATTGACAACATtatgtgttttcttttcatgcacaatgcacaaaataaattgtaaattatcaatataacggGTCAACAACTCTTATTAGTACTTAAATTACCAAATGAGTTTATTCTATCAGTAGTTAAACCAAAcctaaatatttttacattattgaCCAAATTTGGGGaattattaaacataataaattttaaacaacatatctaaaatttcacaaaacttTTTACATCTCGCATTGATCTTCAGgttaaacaaaatgaaagtgattataaatcacaatcaaatatcCACCCGAAGATCAATACAAAAACACAACTGTaatttttcatgaaatttaagacatgtatataaaaatttatatacattaatgaactatgaaaaagttattactCTTTATGAACTATCCAACTGGAAAATTCAAGATTCAATacttctaaattattattaccatCTCCTCTTTATTCATTTGTAAAAAAtacatttgttaaaaaaaaactaaagatagttaataatttttgtattgaatctcAAACGGGAAACTATGGCTAATTGACAACAACAATATATTcaagcaaacaaataattacatatgcaacatacaatatattcaagcaaaaaatatattcaagcaaacaaataattatatgttcatattaaaaggaaattttaaGAATAGAAACATGAAAGCATGAAAGCTGGTCAACAATAGAGAATTTTGCATTTTAGAAACTATAAAACCTCACAACAAAACTACAATATCtgaataaaaacagacaacacATTAATTAGTCTCATGATTCGTAACATTAAAGTTTATTCCATGAGCACATCAATTGAATacaaacatttcaaattttcattttcctaattTCTATATCTCTGATTCAAGACATTTCACATTACtctaaatttttctttctatatctAATTCAAGATAATTCACATGACTCTAAATTTTACATTAAGCCACCGTTCACATGCTTAAAAAATGAACAATTTTTCAACCGTATCACAGCATATTCTTTAACAAGTACAATTAcatcaaattttagaaaacgttttttttttcttaatttttaagattaaatttgaCAAAGTTTAGTATAAAATCAAAGATCCATTAACTTATTGCTTTAAAGTAGTTTATAGTTGAATGTGATGtaaattttgtgtttaattaGACTGGAATCTGATTGATGTTATATATTAGTGATCTTGTATATATTCAACACTACGATGCCCATAATGCTGGCTGGCATAGTGGTCCATGTGGAAGAATTACGTCTTCCTTGTAAAGTTTCATTCCATTTGAAGATGTTCTCTAACCCTTGTTCCTTTCTGAAGAGTCTCCATTCAGAAGGGACACTAGAATATGGTTGGTCAAAGACAATGTCCAAAGACAGAATAAAGATAACCCACAACAAAGGACCACCTCTTTCATTCATGCGTGTACCTTTCACAACTTATCTCTAGGTACAATAGTAACAGAATATGGTACAAAAGGGAATAACACCACCACCATGTCTATCTAAACTATTTCAATTTTCTCAACTCAAATTTCTTTAATGTTTACAAAAACCAGAAACAGACTGCAGCATACCAATCTCATATTCGAGTGTCACAAGTAGTAACTCTACTGTACATaacaatttgaaatttgaaaccaTAGATACTCAAACTATCGTTATCTGTGCTATATATAAGTCTATCAAACTGTAATAACTGAACATTAATCAAACACAGGAGTTACTGGTAAACAAAGTTTCTGATATGGGTTATCATTTCTTGGGTTCGGGAATGTGAAAGCTGGTAATTATGCAGCACTTGGAAGGCATGTCCTACGCCTTTGAAAACAACTGTTTCAACTCTTTTCCCTGCTTTAGCCAAAGCTTTTGAGAACTCCAAGTTCCTATCTTTCAGTATATCCATTTCTGAAACGCACACCATGATGGAAGAAACCCTCAAATCTCTCAACTTGACCGTGCCATGTGCAAGAGGGTTGCAATATGGGTGGTCACGGGTGGCTCCAAGAGGAAGCGCCAAGCGCCAATAAGTGTCGGAAACGGATAAAGTGAGCGCTGAAGTGGGTGGCTGAAGGAAATGCTTCTCAGAGCTAGTTCTTTCTTCTCCTCCGAAGAAAGGTTGGATCAGTATGACACCCTTGAGGGATAATGGTGTCGTCGcgtttgatgatgatgatgatcccATGCGGGTGGCCACATTATAAGCTATGTTGGCACCTGCACTATCACCGGCGAGGAAAACGGAAGACATGTCGCAGTGAGTCAGCCACCACTTTTGCGCACCGGAGATGTTCATCGCTTCTCTTTTGACCCACTTGAGAGCGTTGAAACCGTCATCGTATGCCACAGGAAGACGATTCTCTGGGGCTAAGTGATAATCCACAGAGAGAATGACACAGTTTGCTTTGGAAGCAAGGTTGGTCAAGAACTCGTGGTAACAGCTCCAAGCAGCAGAACCAACACAGAATCCACCACCATGGAAGTACACAAGCAAAGGAAGAGGCTTTGTGTGATAACTCATTGAAGGCACATAAACACGTGCCCATAAGTTTGTCTCTTTGTTGATGATAACATCTTTGGCACTTgaagacgatgatgatgatgatgatgatgcgaCTGTGCAGGAGACAGTAGGAACAATCGGTGGTCTCTCTACACGTCCATCTCTGTGGACTCTAATGAGTCCTTGGATCTCTTCGGTGATGATTTCACGTTGCTGGTTGGTGTTGTTGACTTGAGGGTTATGCCTGAGTGAAATGGTAGCCATATAGTGACGATGATATTGTTGAAGAGTGAAAATCTAAATTGTCCTTAATTTTGATCGATGCTATGTGTTTTGGTCCTTTTATAGAAGATCagagaataagaagagaagGGAAGTTGAGCAATTGGAAGGGTGGAAGTTGGAAAGAAGCTTCATTCATTCTCATAGCCATGTGCTGTTATGAAGATTCCCGCGtgaagtttaatattttttgtttttttgtttgtgtctCTTTGGATTGTATATATCTTGTAAGATTTACTTTCATGCAGTGTGAAAATGAACAGGGAGAATCTTCTTATCTGATGATATCTGATGATAGAGGTAAATGCATCACTTCATGCGATACTTCTGTAATAAGCATGTTGCAAGTTGCATAGCTATTACGACACTTAACTTCTCttatttgtttttggaaaatcttcttttaataacttttttacaataactaagtttatgatttgtttgttttaaataagtGAACCAATAAATAAGAGCACGtaatctattattaaaaaattgttaataaaaaagttgtagaaaatatttttgtttcataatgtattatgattttaagaaaatttttcttattatacaTAAGAGTAATGGTAAAATTGCaattaataagatttttttttttataggatcCAGTcataagaagaataaaatatttaactgtTAAATAATTTACTTCTCGGTCAAAGACCTTCTCATTCAAAAATCCGCTTGTAATGAAACGTgtctatttatttatctttctttactgaaaaggtttgaaaaaaagattttaaagtCTCTAAGTTATGTAAGGAGGATCTTTTaatgtctttctttttctgtcacacttttatattcatttgaaaattattatgaaagtttaaaattttgtatttttttca
Coding sequences within:
- the LOC106758986 gene encoding probable carboxylesterase 17; this encodes MATISLRHNPQVNNTNQQREIITEEIQGLIRVHRDGRVERPPIVPTVSCTVASSSSSSSSSSAKDVIINKETNLWARVYVPSMSYHTKPLPLLVYFHGGGFCVGSAAWSCYHEFLTNLASKANCVILSVDYHLAPENRLPVAYDDGFNALKWVKREAMNISGAQKWWLTHCDMSSVFLAGDSAGANIAYNVATRMGSSSSSNATTPLSLKGVILIQPFFGGEERTSSEKHFLQPPTSALTLSVSDTYWRLALPLGATRDHPYCNPLAHGTVKLRDLRVSSIMVCVSEMDILKDRNLEFSKALAKAGKRVETVVFKGVGHAFQVLHNYQLSHSRTQEMITHIRNFVYQ